In Actinomycetota bacterium, the DNA window GACGGGCATGCCCAAGACGGTGACGGTCGGTGCCGACGAGATGCGCGTAGCACTTGAGGAGCACGTGGCCATGGTCGTGGAAGCAGTCCGTGAGGCGCTGTCGGAGAGCCCGCCTGAGCTGGCTCACGACGTCTTGGAGCGGGGGATGTTCTTGACGGGAGGCGGGGGATTGCTGCGCGGGCTCGATGCTCGGATCTCGGCGGAAACCCACATTTCGGTGCACGTCACCGAAACGCCGCTGGAAACGGTGTGCCTGGGGGCCGGGCGCGCGCTGGAGTCTCTCGATCGGTTGCGCGAACACGGCGTCCTGTTCGGCTGAACCGTTCCGAAGCCACTCGTTACACTCTTTGCATGCGATGGACCGCGATGACCCTTGCCGCCGGCCTCGTGCTGGCGCCGCTCTCCGCGCGCGCCGCTCCGAACGATCCTGCATGGCTATATCAGTGGGGGATGGTCCAGGTGCGCGCAGAGCAGGCCTGGAAGGTGTCTCGCGGAGGGGGTGCCGTCGTGGCCGTAATCGATACCGGAGTGGACTCCACGCACCCGGACCTGCAGCGACAGGTCCTCGCCGGTAAGGATTTCGTCGACGACGACGGTACGACGCAAGACGCCAACGGACACGGGACGTTGATCGCGGGAATCATCGCCGCGTCAACCGGCAACGGCATCGGGATCGCCTCGGTCGCTCCGGACGCGGTGATTCTGCCTGTGCGCGTCCTGGGGCCCGACGGAACTGGAACTTCCGACGACGTCGCCGCAGGGATCGCCTGGGCGGTCGAACACGGGGCCGGCGTAATCAACCTTTCGCTCGCGCAGGACAAGCCGGGCAGCCCGGCATTAGCCGAAAACTTGTTTCGAGATCCGGCCGTCGACCGGGCGATCCGCGACGCGGCTGCCGCCGGATCGACCGTGCTGGTGGCTGCCGGGAACTCCGACGACGGAGGGCGTTCGGAAACCGCTTACGACGCGCGAGTCCCAGGTGTGATCGTCGTGGGCGCCGTCGCGCGCGACGGCAGGCGCGCGGCGTACTCGAACTACGGACCCGGCCTGGACGTGGTGGCACCGGGAGGCGGGAGCGCGACCGATCCATCTCGAGCCGCGTGCGACGAGCACAACGGAATCGTGAGCACCTGGTGGAACTCTTCGACCGACGAATCGGTGTACGGGGCCGGGTGCGGCACGTCGATGGCCGTCGCCTTCGCGTCCGGTGTCGCCGCATTACTTGACGCGCGAGGGCTCTCCAACGAGCAGATCGTTGCGCGGATTGTGGGTTCGGCGCGTGATCTTGGTCCGGCGGGATGGGACGACGAAACGGGTGCGGGCCGAATCGACGCTGCCCGCGCGCTGGGTGTGCGCGCGTCGCCTGCGGCGGTGCGTCCGTCCTCGACGGCGGCACCGCCTTCCGTTCGGTCCGCTGGAAACGCGGCCGGCGTTGCAGGCCCTTCGCCCGTGCGGTCGCCGCCGCCGACGCCTCCACCGGTGACCTCGGCGATGGGTACGCCCAAACCGATGTCGCATGTGCCGCGTGAGGGAGTTGCTGTTCTCGCGACGGTCCTTGCGGCTGCGGTGACGGCGGGGCACTTGTGGAGGTTGCGCTCCCGCGCGCGCGCGCGACGTCAGGCGCCGGCGTAGCGACGGAGTAGGCGGCCCAGTCCCATCCCGATCACGATCAAGGTGAAGCCGAACACGGCTCCGAAGAAGAACACGATGAGCCCAAGGCGGATCGTCGCTGCCAGACGCGCCATCGGGGGATCGCGGACGATGACTTCGGTCTGAATCAGCCGGTCCGGATCGGGCCGCAGGTGCGGGGCGCCGTAGCCCACGATCACCACATCCGGTGGTTCGGTGAACACGCGACGAGCCTCGAACCCGTCTTGCGTTTCGTCTTTCAGGTGGTTTGTGGTCGGCCTGTGCCGTGTGGCGGCGTCGGGTCCCGTTGCGTCGGACACAGCGACGACGGCAGTCAGCACAATAAGGATCACGGCGATAAGAAACAGCATCGGTGCCTCACGTTCGCGACGACAACGTCATGCTCTATCCTGGCACGATGAGCCTCTCTTTCGCGCGAGGATGTTGATGAGCGATTCCCTTGAGGATACGTCGGGTTCGGATTCGACCGTTGCACCACAGAGTCCGAGTCTCTTCCCTAGGTGGGCGCTCCGGCTTGTCGTGCTGATCGTGGTCGCGGGCGCTGTGGGTAGTTTTGTTAGGGTTCCGTACTACAGCCTTGGTCCCGGCCCTTCGTCGAACGTCTTGGAGATGCTGGAAGTGCGGGGAGCCACGACGTATCCGTCGGACGGCCAACTGCTGTTGACGACCGCATCGGTGTCGGGAGGCCGTCTGAGTGCGTGGGAAGCAGTGTGGGTGTGGCTCGATCCCAGTCTCGGAGTGAGACCTGCGCACGATCTGGTACCTGCCGGGGTGACCGACCGGCAGCAAGAAATCATGAACTTCCGGGACATGGAGCGCAGCAAGATCGATGCGAAACTGGCGGCTTTCCGCGCGATTGGCGTGGAGATCGAGAGAATCCCGGGCGCGCAGGTTTTGACCGTCGTCGTCGGCATGCCCGCTGAAGGCAAGCTCGAGCCGGGGGACGTCATCGTGGCCATCGACGACGCCGACGTTGCCACGCCATCGGAGGCGGTCGAGGAGATCCAGCGTCGCAAACTCGGTGCGGACGTCCGAGTCGGGGTGCGCAGGGGGACCGCGCGGAAGGAGTTCGTCGTTTCGACTGTTCGCGGTTCGTCCGGAGACGATGCCCCGACAATCGGGGTGACGCTGGACACTCCCTATCGATTCCCCTACGACGTCGATATCGACACCCGGAGCATTGGGGGACCCTCGGGTGGCCTTGTGTTCGCCTTGTCGATCGCAGATGCATTTACGGTCGAGGACCTCACGCGCGGTCATGTGGTTGCGGTGACGGGAACCATCTTTCTGTCCGAGGACGGGACGGCGGTGGTCGGACCGATCGGAGCCGTCGAGGAGAAGGTCCGCTCGGCTCTTCGAGCCGGGGCGGATGTTTTCCTGGTTCCAAGTGAGGAGGTCGAGCAGGCGCGCAGGGCGGCGCCGAAGTCCTTGAAGGTCTACGGCGTACACACACTGGATGAGGCACTTGCGACTCTTCGCGGGCTTTCTGCCGCCTCTTCCTGAGGATCCCTAGCGCTGAGGCGTAGTCACTTGTGTCTAGATGCGTGATCATTCCTGACCAAATGTTATGCCGTAGACAAAACTAGGTCTTTTTCGCCGATATACTCCGCAGGTCATGGAAGGCACGCTTGCAGTTCCCTTCCACTTTGCCGTCGAGTTCCTGGTCATCGTCGTCGCAATCGGCGCTGCGCTCGACGCTGTTCGCGCGCGCCGTCACGGGGCAGGGTTGTGGGCTGTCGGGCAAGCCTTGGGCTTTCTGTCTCTGGCGGTCGCGCAGTACTTGCACGGCGCACTGATCCTGCAGGCCGACGCCGATCGCACCGTTCTCGCGCTGCGTGCCGCGGGGTTCCTTCTCCTCGCCCTGTTCTCTCGTCCCGCCGCCGCGGTCCTGCCTGCATTCACTCCTGCGGCGGCATCTGCTCCCGCTCTGTTCTTCGCGGGTCCGCAAGCATCCTTGGCGTTCTTGCCGGGACTGGGTGCTTTGGCAACGGCGTTGCGTGGAATCCGGGCGCATCGCGTCGACCAGGACCCCGTGACGTTCGCATTTGCCGGCGCCTTCCTTGCCTTCGCGGCGGCGGAAGGAGCAACGGCGTTGTCCACCCCGGCGGACGGGGCATGGATCCTGGGTGCGCACATCGCTCGACTGCTGGGAGCGTTGCTGCTCGCCAGGTGGCTGTGGAGTTCGATCGCGCGCAGCGTCCGAATGCGGTTTGTCGCGACATTCGTGATTGTGTTGACCGTCGGGGTCCTCGTAGTCAGCGCGACCCTGAACGTTGTAATCGGAAACACCCTCAAGGCCGACGAGCAAAAGCGTCTTGCCGCGGCCGGGCACGGCCGGGTTACCGCGTTGCTCGATCTCGGCGACAGCGCGCGCAGTACTACCGGGACTTTCGCGTCGAGCGCCGCATTCACCGACGTGTTTGTAAGTGGAGACGGATGCGACGGGGCCGTCCAGGCCCTGCCGATCTTGCCGCCCAATGCCGACTTCCTGGTGCTGGTGGACGCCAAGCACAAGGTGATCGGCTCAGCCGGAAACACTGCGCTGCAGGACCCGACGCTGCGTCTTCCGCCCTGCGTGCAGGGGACTCATGAGTTGCGACTGCCCAAGACCGAGGAGATCGCGCTCGCGGGCACCGGTCCGGTCTCCGAAGCGCTTGGTGGGCGTCCGAGCGCCAGTTCCGTCCCGGTGACGTTCGCTACGCCCGAGGGATCCGAGCAGTCCCAGATAGTTGTGGTCGCGGCTTATCCGTCGCGGCGCGGGTCACGTGTCGTTGGTGCCGTAGCGATCGGGACTCGAATCGATGTCGCTTACCTTCGCGGAGTGAAGCGGGACACCGGAGCTGAAGTCACGCTGATGGTGGGCGACCGAGTGACGGGCACGACGCTCGGCGAGGTCGCGGAAGTGCAGCCTGCGATCAATGTCTTTGCGGGTCCACTGCGGGTGGCGCGGGAGAACGGCGTCGCGTTTGCGCACTCGCTGGCGGTGGACGGGCGGGTGTACGAATCGGCGTTTGTGCCGGTGTCCAGCGCGGACGGTCAGACCATCGGGCTGATGGTGCTGTCGCAGGAGTCCTCGGTGTTGATGGCGGCGCAACGCGATGCGACGCGAGTGCTGTTTCGCGTCACGCTGTTGGCGGTCATGCTCGCCGCGCTGCTGGCGTGGCTGTCGGGCGGACGCGTCACAGGGCCGATCCGGTCGCTCACTGCAGCGGCGCGAGAACTCCGTTCGGGGAATCTGGACGCGCGCGCGCGCGTCGTTTCGGTCGACGAAGTTGGGACGCTCGGAACTGCCTTCAATGAGATGGCTTCAGAACTCGGGCGCACGACCGGTGAGTTGCGCACTGCGGCGGAAACTGAAGCCGGCTTGCGCGGCCGGCTGGAGGCGGTTGTGCAATCGATGGGGGACGGGCTCATCGCCACCGACGCCGCCGGCCACATCGTCACGTTCAACCGTGCGGCCGAGCGGATGTTCGGCCGCCGGGCCGACCGCGTGCTCGGCAAGCGCATCGGCGATGTAGTCCACGGCACGACCAACTCGGGTAGCCCTCTGGTCGACGCTGCGATCCAAGCCGGCGCGGCCGAGGGCAAGGTGCGCGGTGGTGGGGAGGGCCTGTCGGTCGACGTTGCGATGACTGCCGCGCCGCTGCTGGACGCGGCTGGTTTCGAGACCGGCCGTGTCGTGGTCGTACGCAACGTCAGCCGCGAGCGCGAAGCAGAGCGCATGAAGAGCGAGTTCCTCTCCAACGTCTCCCACGAGCTGCGTACACCCCTAACTCCGATCAAGGGCTATGCGGAGATCTTGAGTCGCAAGGACTTCCCTCGCGAAAAGGCCATGAGCTTCCTTGAGGGGATTCTGGAGTCGACTGAGCGCCTTGAGCGCATCGTAGAGATCCTCGTGGACTTCGCCGCGATGGAGGCCGGTCGCCTAAAGCCGCGGGCCGAGCCGGTGTCGGTTCGCTCGCTGCTGGACGGGGTTGCGTCCCGCTGGCGAGGCCGCGACGGTCAGCACAAGTTCGTCCGAAAGGGCGGCATCGGGCTGCCGCCCATCCGAGGGGACTTGCGGCTGCTCGATCGGTCGCTCGACGAACTGGTCGACAACGCCGTGAAGTTCTCACCCAAGGGCGGGCGGATCGAGATCAGCGCCGAGTCATGTAAGAACGACACTCGCAGTCGTAAGACGGCAAAGATTCGCATCACGATTCGCGATCACGGGATCGGGATCGATCCCGAGAACCTGCCCGAGATGTTCCGGGACTTCCGTCAGTTGGACGGGTCTGAGACCCGGAACTTCGGGGGGCTCGGCTTGGGGCTGGCCTACGTCAAGCGCATCGCGACGGCGCACGGTGGGGAAGTTGAGGTCGTCAGCGCACTTGGGCAAGGAAGTTCCTTCAGTATTGTGCTGCCGGTTGCCGAAACAACCCCCAGGGGTGGCAAGAAATGAGACGGGTCGGTCGTGTTGTTCCGTTGGCGCTGCTAGCGCTGCTTTCGACGTCGTGCATCGGGCGCGGGTCGGGTTCAGACGCGCGCGTGTTCACGGTCGGCAAAGTTGCCGGCGGGTGGCAGGTGCGCGCGGCGGAGAGCGGCGACTGGCGTGTGGTCACCGAAGAGATGACTGTGGAGGCAGGGTCGGTCCTGCGCATCTGCTCCCCGGAAGCCGACCGCACGTGTGCGTCCGATTCGGCACCGTTTGTGCTTCTTGCTCGAGGCGACAAGAGCAGTCTCGAGTTGCGTCCGTACCAGGGGATAGCTGAGATCCGCGTGCAATCGCCGTCGTTGGTAAGCATCGTGACCGGGGACGCACTTGTTACAAGCGATCCCGGCGCGCCGATTGCAGCCGAATCCCAGGGGATGGAGGCCAGCGCCTCGGGTGGTGTGTTCCGTGTCGACCGGCGACTGTCGCTGCGTGTCGGCGTGTACGAGGGTGCGGCGACGCTCGCTTCAGCAACCGGCGACCTTGCGGTTCCCAGCCTGCGCGAGGGAACGGTTGCCAGCCGGGTCCTGCCGCGGGTTCCGACACCCCTGACCGTTCATCCGGAGGACCCCTGGGACGCCCGCATCCTGGGAAGCGTGATCGATCTGGACCGTGAACTAAGGGCGCAAGCCGCGGGGTACGAGGGAGAATTCGGCGCGCGCGCGCTAGGTATCGCCGAGTTTGATCCGATCGCCCTCGACGCCCAGTTGGGCACTCTGAGTTTTGCGACCCCGTATCTCAGCCAACTTGATTCCGCCGACGTGCTGATCGGCGTCGTCTTTTCACTGTTGGTTCAACGCAATGATGCCCGGTCCCCGGCGCAGGTGTTTCCGCGACTCGTCGCGTTGCTTAATCAAGGGGCGTCCTGGGGGCTGCTTGCCCGCGAGTACGGGGTTCCCTCTGCGGATTTGTTGAGTGCCGTCGTCCGAGGCGTGGGATTGCGCACCGGCGAGGTCCGTCCCGGGTCTGGGACCAGCGTGTTGAATCCCCCGAGTCCGAGTCCGACTCCGACCCGGCGGGTTAGCCCACGACCGACAACGTCGTCGCGACCGACAACGTCACCGAAGCCGACTGCGTCGCCCAGCCCCAGTCCAAGCCCGTCCCCGAGTCCGAGCCCGTCGCCGAGCCCGTCGCCGAGCCCCAGTCCGAGTCCTACGTGCGGCGCCGTCGACTCCTTGCTCGGTCGCTGCTGAGTTCCGGCCTCGGCCCGCGGCCAACGGGTGAGTGATAGGCTCCCCGGCCGATGAAACTTGCCACTTCTCGCGGGCGATCGCGTCCCCGCCCACTTGCCCTGATCGCCGTCGCCGTCGCCGTCGCCTTGCTGCTGCTGGGCGGGGTTGCGAACTTCTACACCGACGTCTTGTGGTTCCGAGAGGTCGGTTTCACGAACGTGTTCACGACCGGGATCCTTACGCGCCTGGGCCTTGGGGCGGCCTTCGGTGTCGCGTTCGCCTTGGTGCTGCTGTTCAACCTGTGGATCGTCCAGAAGATCACGCGTCCCGCGCGGTACTTCTCGCTTCCGGATCAGGTGCTTGAGCGATACCGCACCTCGCTGCAGCCGTACACGAAGTGGCTTGTGATCGGCGTTGCAGTTGTTCTCGGTCTGTTCGCCGGCACCGGTGCCAGCGTCGAGTGGCGCGAGTATCTGCTGTTCAGTCACGCCACGAAGTTCGGCGGCGCGGTTGACCCTGTCTTCGGCCGCGACATCGGCTTCTACGTATTCCGCCTTCCGTTTCATCAGTTCTTGTTCGGCTGGGGCTTCTCCACGCTGGTTCTGCTGACTGTGGTGGTGGGTCTGGCTCACTACTTCATGGGCGGCATTCGCCCTCAGGCCAAGGGGGAGCGGGTTTCGCCGGAAGTGCGAGCGCATCTATCGGTCCTGCTCGGACTGATCGTGCTGCTGAAGGCTTGGGGATATCGCCTCGACCAGTTCAACTTGCTGTACTCGCCGCGCGGACAGGTGACCGGGGCGTCCTACACCGACGTCAACGCGCAGTTGCCGGCCCTGAAGCTTCTTGTGGTCATTGCCGTCGTTTGCGCTGTGTTCTTCTTCATGAACGCGCGCTTGAAGAACTGGCTGCTGCCGACTGCCGGAATCGGCCTGCTTGCGCTCACCTCGATCTTGGCCGGCGGGGCTTACCCGACGGCAGTTCAACGCCTTCGGGTGACGCCGAACGAGCGCAAGTTTGAGAAGGAGTTCATCCAGCGCAACATCGACGCCACGCGATTGGCGTACGGGCTCGAGAACGTTGACGTTGTGCCGTTCCGCGCCACGGCGCCGCTCAAGGCGACCGACATCCGTGACAACAAGTCCACGATCGAGAACATCCGCTTGTGGGAGCCGAACGTTCTGGTGAACTCGTACGTCAGCTTGCAACGAATCAAGCCGTACTACGAGTTCCTCAACGTCGATGTCGACCGCTATCAGTTCGACGGCGGCCGGCGACAAGTGATGCTCGCCGCGCGCGAGATCTCCTTGAGGGGTCTGTCCACGGAGGCCCGGACCTGGCTCAACGACCACATGTTCTACACCCACGGGTACGGGGTTGTGGCCAGTCGCGTCGACCGCGTGCAAGGCGAAGGCGAGCCCGACTTCATTCTGAAGAACATCCCCCCGGCGTCGTCCGACGGCGGCCCCAAGGTGACGCAGTCGCAGATCTACTTCGGCGAGAACCAAGACGTGCCGTTCGTGATCGTCAACTCGAATCAGCCTGAGTTGGATTATCCGCAGGGGGAAGAGAAGTACGCCCAGACCAGTTATGACGGTACCGGCG includes these proteins:
- a CDS encoding PDZ domain-containing protein, whose amino-acid sequence is MSDSLEDTSGSDSTVAPQSPSLFPRWALRLVVLIVVAGAVGSFVRVPYYSLGPGPSSNVLEMLEVRGATTYPSDGQLLLTTASVSGGRLSAWEAVWVWLDPSLGVRPAHDLVPAGVTDRQQEIMNFRDMERSKIDAKLAAFRAIGVEIERIPGAQVLTVVVGMPAEGKLEPGDVIVAIDDADVATPSEAVEEIQRRKLGADVRVGVRRGTARKEFVVSTVRGSSGDDAPTIGVTLDTPYRFPYDVDIDTRSIGGPSGGLVFALSIADAFTVEDLTRGHVVAVTGTIFLSEDGTAVVGPIGAVEEKVRSALRAGADVFLVPSEEVEQARRAAPKSLKVYGVHTLDEALATLRGLSAASS
- a CDS encoding S8 family serine peptidase, with translation MRWTAMTLAAGLVLAPLSARAAPNDPAWLYQWGMVQVRAEQAWKVSRGGGAVVAVIDTGVDSTHPDLQRQVLAGKDFVDDDGTTQDANGHGTLIAGIIAASTGNGIGIASVAPDAVILPVRVLGPDGTGTSDDVAAGIAWAVEHGAGVINLSLAQDKPGSPALAENLFRDPAVDRAIRDAAAAGSTVLVAAGNSDDGGRSETAYDARVPGVIVVGAVARDGRRAAYSNYGPGLDVVAPGGGSATDPSRAACDEHNGIVSTWWNSSTDESVYGAGCGTSMAVAFASGVAALLDARGLSNEQIVARIVGSARDLGPAGWDDETGAGRIDAARALGVRASPAAVRPSSTAAPPSVRSAGNAAGVAGPSPVRSPPPTPPPVTSAMGTPKPMSHVPREGVAVLATVLAAAVTAGHLWRLRSRARARRQAPA
- a CDS encoding ATP-binding protein, which produces MEGTLAVPFHFAVEFLVIVVAIGAALDAVRARRHGAGLWAVGQALGFLSLAVAQYLHGALILQADADRTVLALRAAGFLLLALFSRPAAAVLPAFTPAAASAPALFFAGPQASLAFLPGLGALATALRGIRAHRVDQDPVTFAFAGAFLAFAAAEGATALSTPADGAWILGAHIARLLGALLLARWLWSSIARSVRMRFVATFVIVLTVGVLVVSATLNVVIGNTLKADEQKRLAAAGHGRVTALLDLGDSARSTTGTFASSAAFTDVFVSGDGCDGAVQALPILPPNADFLVLVDAKHKVIGSAGNTALQDPTLRLPPCVQGTHELRLPKTEEIALAGTGPVSEALGGRPSASSVPVTFATPEGSEQSQIVVVAAYPSRRGSRVVGAVAIGTRIDVAYLRGVKRDTGAEVTLMVGDRVTGTTLGEVAEVQPAINVFAGPLRVARENGVAFAHSLAVDGRVYESAFVPVSSADGQTIGLMVLSQESSVLMAAQRDATRVLFRVTLLAVMLAALLAWLSGGRVTGPIRSLTAAARELRSGNLDARARVVSVDEVGTLGTAFNEMASELGRTTGELRTAAETEAGLRGRLEAVVQSMGDGLIATDAAGHIVTFNRAAERMFGRRADRVLGKRIGDVVHGTTNSGSPLVDAAIQAGAAEGKVRGGGEGLSVDVAMTAAPLLDAAGFETGRVVVVRNVSREREAERMKSEFLSNVSHELRTPLTPIKGYAEILSRKDFPREKAMSFLEGILESTERLERIVEILVDFAAMEAGRLKPRAEPVSVRSLLDGVASRWRGRDGQHKFVRKGGIGLPPIRGDLRLLDRSLDELVDNAVKFSPKGGRIEISAESCKNDTRSRKTAKIRITIRDHGIGIDPENLPEMFRDFRQLDGSETRNFGGLGLGLAYVKRIATAHGGEVEVVSALGQGSSFSIVLPVAETTPRGGKK
- a CDS encoding UPF0182 family protein, which codes for MKLATSRGRSRPRPLALIAVAVAVALLLLGGVANFYTDVLWFREVGFTNVFTTGILTRLGLGAAFGVAFALVLLFNLWIVQKITRPARYFSLPDQVLERYRTSLQPYTKWLVIGVAVVLGLFAGTGASVEWREYLLFSHATKFGGAVDPVFGRDIGFYVFRLPFHQFLFGWGFSTLVLLTVVVGLAHYFMGGIRPQAKGERVSPEVRAHLSVLLGLIVLLKAWGYRLDQFNLLYSPRGQVTGASYTDVNAQLPALKLLVVIAVVCAVFFFMNARLKNWLLPTAGIGLLALTSILAGGAYPTAVQRLRVTPNERKFEKEFIQRNIDATRLAYGLENVDVVPFRATAPLKATDIRDNKSTIENIRLWEPNVLVNSYVSLQRIKPYYEFLNVDVDRYQFDGGRRQVMLAAREISLRGLSTEARTWLNDHMFYTHGYGVVASRVDRVQGEGEPDFILKNIPPASSDGGPKVTQSQIYFGENQDVPFVIVNSNQPELDYPQGEEKYAQTSYDGTGGIPIGGVVKRAAFAWRFKDVNLLISSAVNSKSRLIFRRNIVSRVQRVAPFLRVDSDPYIAIVNGRLVWMLDAYTMTSMYPYSQRISFTSVTNGGVYGSGNYIRNSVKFIIDAKNGNIDGYAWDEKDPILASWMKVFPDLLKPKSALSGDALKHVRYPEALFMLQSDRYANYHVTDADSFYQKEDAWLVANDPTQSLNVPSGSVAGINSPVPPYYVLMRLPGEKKVDFVLVRPFTPVGRANMTAYMVAHGDPESYGRLVTYAFSRSDSIFGPEQIQARINQDPAVSGQVTLWNQQNSRVIYGNLLVVPLGESLLYVQPIFLQGQGSTLPELKRVVAVAGQKVRMGGTLAEALAAIFGAQAEEVVPGVTTQTLVELLTDAIAADARAEACLKQGDFACYGREREASRRALGKAAERAGAAPAPSPSPSPS